The following coding sequences are from one Deinococcus aerius window:
- a CDS encoding MBL fold metallo-hydrolase, with the protein MTSPLQTLAPGVHFLPGAVNSVVLEDGQGGALLVDTGLDDSHARKLLRALEGMGLTPTAILNTHSHADHHGGNAFLLKRFPGLEVYAPPLEAAIIREPILEPLFLFGARPPRDLQTKFLLAPASPARPLPDTGPVRLGGVEVELLDVAGHAMGMVAVRVGDVLYAADALFGPDSLGKHPLTFCADSRLQKEAAARLGELAGVRLVLPGHGEPTGDLAGLVAANLAAYERTTGAVLEAVRAGAAPVDELLARVCAALGVEMTNAGAVVLGRAVVSAHLTELQEAGAVELRVEGNRLTFASL; encoded by the coding sequence ATGACCTCCCCGCTTCAGACCCTGGCGCCCGGCGTCCACTTCCTACCCGGCGCCGTGAACAGCGTGGTGCTGGAGGACGGCCAGGGCGGCGCGCTGCTGGTGGACACCGGCCTCGACGACAGCCACGCGCGCAAGCTGCTCCGGGCGCTGGAGGGGATGGGCCTCACGCCCACCGCCATCCTGAACACCCACAGCCACGCCGACCACCACGGCGGGAACGCCTTCCTGCTGAAGCGTTTTCCGGGGCTGGAGGTCTACGCCCCGCCCCTGGAGGCGGCGATTATTAGAGAGCCGATCCTCGAACCCCTCTTCCTCTTCGGGGCGCGGCCCCCGCGGGACCTCCAGACCAAATTCCTGCTCGCGCCCGCCAGCCCCGCGCGGCCCCTGCCGGACACCGGGCCGGTGCGCCTCGGCGGGGTGGAGGTCGAGCTGCTGGACGTGGCGGGGCACGCCATGGGGATGGTCGCCGTGCGGGTGGGGGACGTGCTGTATGCCGCCGACGCGCTCTTCGGCCCCGACAGCCTGGGCAAGCACCCCCTGACCTTCTGCGCGGACTCCCGGCTTCAGAAGGAGGCCGCCGCACGGCTGGGAGAGCTGGCGGGCGTGCGCCTCGTACTGCCCGGCCACGGCGAGCCGACGGGGGACCTCGCCGGGCTGGTGGCGGCCAACCTCGCCGCCTACGAGCGGACGACCGGGGCCGTGCTGGAGGCGGTGCGGGCGGGCGCGGCCCCGGTGGACGAACTGCTCGCCCGGGTGTGCGCCGCCCTGGGTGTGGAGATGACGAACGCGGGGGCGGTGGTCCTGGGCCGCGCGGTCGTGAGCGCCCACCTCACCGAGTTGCAGGAGGCGGGGGCGGTGGAGTTGAGGGTGGAGGGGAACCGACTAACCTTCGCAAGCCTCTAG
- a CDS encoding Dps family protein, which yields MEQAMPEAGAQGVEAQGEAKADAAHLNTVNNRLVDHGYLSEEEFGVVSETLQRNLATTISLYLKFKKYHWDIRGRFFRDLHLAYDEFIEEIFDGIDEQAERLVALGGSPVAAPSDLERFSLVQVPTETVRDARTQVADLVQDLTRVSRGYRDDSKTVDDANDPATADLYNGYAATMDKIRWMLQAMMDDDRMN from the coding sequence ATGGAGCAGGCAATGCCTGAGGCGGGTGCCCAGGGGGTCGAGGCCCAGGGCGAGGCCAAGGCCGACGCCGCGCACCTGAACACCGTGAATAACCGCCTGGTGGACCACGGCTACCTGTCCGAGGAGGAGTTCGGCGTCGTCAGCGAGACGCTGCAACGCAACCTTGCCACGACCATCAGCCTGTACCTGAAGTTCAAGAAGTACCACTGGGACATCCGGGGCCGCTTCTTCCGCGACCTGCACCTCGCCTACGACGAGTTCATAGAGGAGATCTTCGACGGCATTGACGAGCAGGCCGAGCGCCTCGTGGCCCTGGGGGGTAGCCCGGTCGCCGCGCCGAGCGACCTCGAACGATTCAGCCTCGTGCAGGTGCCCACCGAGACCGTGCGCGACGCCCGCACCCAGGTCGCCGACCTCGTGCAGGACCTCACCCGCGTCTCGCGCGGCTACCGCGACGACTCCAAGACGGTGGACGACGCCAACGACCCCGCCACCGCCGACCTCTACAACGGCTACGCCGCCACCATGGACAAGATTCGCTGGATGCTCCAGGCGATGATGGACGACGACCGGATGAACTGA
- a CDS encoding DUF4385 domain-containing protein, producing the protein MPKFDYSLDYAHLDLRAHPELYRVGVGEQGVLLVQPYKGELLPHWRFATPELARQSSETIYRMFLAYLEAGDFVGADMARKFLQMGYTRSRRYANHKGGKKYDGPVPEDKKGRSGAHGRPELPRSPEDPVKAESARIFKAKWEEAEANEEYARLKKEHKARYG; encoded by the coding sequence ATGCCCAAGTTCGACTATTCCCTCGACTACGCCCACCTCGACCTGCGGGCCCACCCCGAGCTGTACCGGGTCGGCGTGGGCGAGCAGGGCGTGTTGCTGGTGCAGCCGTACAAGGGAGAACTCCTCCCGCACTGGCGCTTCGCCACACCCGAACTCGCCCGCCAGAGCAGCGAGACGATCTACCGGATGTTCCTGGCGTACTTGGAGGCCGGGGACTTCGTGGGCGCCGATATGGCCCGCAAGTTCCTCCAGATGGGCTACACCCGCTCGCGGCGCTACGCCAACCACAAAGGCGGCAAGAAGTACGACGGTCCGGTGCCGGAGGACAAGAAAGGCCGCAGCGGTGCGCATGGCCGCCCCGAACTTCCCCGCTCCCCGGAAGACCCCGTTAAGGCCGAATCCGCCCGCATCTTCAAGGCGAAATGGGAAGAGGCGGAGGCGAACGAGGAGTACGCCCGGCTCAAGAAGGAACACAAGGCACGCTACGGGTAG
- the mobA gene encoding molybdenum cofactor guanylyltransferase yields the protein MRDVTAAITAGGRSSRFGSDKAAARLEGRPLLEHVAASLETCPRRLLVAPPGRYALPGWVNVPDTRPGEGPLAALEAALEAAQAERGPGWVAFAGVDMPRLTPAYWTVLGQARTPTSRAVLALDAGGRPQPLAALYHTDLLEQVVRLLDAGERRLRDAAPPALTVTVPHPLIQAVSPHALRNVNTPADLAALGEQ from the coding sequence GTGCGGGACGTGACGGCGGCGATCACGGCGGGAGGCCGTTCCAGCCGCTTCGGCAGTGACAAGGCGGCGGCGCGGCTGGAGGGCCGCCCACTCCTCGAACACGTCGCCGCCAGCCTGGAAACCTGCCCCCGGCGCCTGCTCGTCGCGCCGCCCGGACGCTACGCGCTGCCCGGTTGGGTGAACGTGCCCGACACCCGCCCCGGCGAGGGACCCCTCGCGGCGCTGGAGGCGGCCCTGGAGGCCGCACAGGCTGAACGCGGGCCGGGGTGGGTCGCTTTTGCCGGGGTGGACATGCCGCGCCTGACCCCCGCGTACTGGACGGTGCTGGGGCAGGCCCGCACCCCTACGTCTCGCGCCGTCCTCGCCCTGGACGCCGGGGGAAGGCCGCAGCCCCTCGCCGCCCTGTACCACACTGACCTGCTGGAACAGGTGGTCCGGCTTCTGGACGCCGGGGAACGTCGGCTGCGGGACGCCGCCCCACCCGCCCTTACCGTCACTGTGCCGCACCCGCTCATTCAGGCCGTCAGTCCCCACGCCCTGCGGAACGTGAACACTCCCGCCGACCTCGCCGCGCTGGGGGAACAATGA
- a CDS encoding aldehyde dehydrogenase family protein codes for MTQPVPPELQALFDAQQGWRWRAARTSAGERQTILRHLREGIRRHRVRLADALALDLGKSRAEAEIMELHPTVEELGHAVRHLPRWMAPRPVPTPATLIGTRSEVQFQARGVTLILSPWNYPVNLALVPLISSLAAGNTVILKPSEKAPATARALRLLLEEVFEPHLVAVVEGDAGVAGSLTTLPFDHIFFTGSGEVGRRVLAAAAPHLTGVTLELGGKSPALVHASADLALAGERIAWGKFLNAGQTCVAPDYVLVPEELRDPLVARMMEVVARRFGTGERLRSGSDYGRLVDGRSVERLERLTRGSVAAGARVVLGGEFNPSSRFISPTVVTNVTPDMPLMREELFGPVLPVLTYRDFGEALALIRRLDPPLALYAFLDDRDALARVERETTSGGLVVNGTVVHLVNPNLPFGGVGASGTGRYHGEYGFRTFSHERAVMHEGKRSSVRLLYPPYGRAVPRLVAWAQRQLER; via the coding sequence ATGACTCAGCCTGTCCCCCCCGAACTCCAGGCCCTCTTCGACGCGCAGCAGGGCTGGCGCTGGCGGGCCGCGCGGACGAGCGCCGGGGAGCGGCAGACGATCCTGCGCCACCTGCGGGAGGGCATTCGGCGCCACCGGGTGCGGCTGGCCGACGCCCTCGCACTCGACCTGGGCAAGAGCCGCGCGGAGGCCGAGATCATGGAACTCCACCCCACGGTGGAAGAACTGGGCCACGCCGTCCGTCACCTGCCGCGCTGGATGGCGCCCCGCCCGGTGCCCACGCCCGCCACCCTGATCGGCACCCGCAGCGAGGTCCAGTTCCAGGCGCGCGGGGTCACGCTGATCCTCAGCCCGTGGAACTACCCGGTCAACCTCGCGCTCGTGCCGCTGATCTCCAGCCTGGCGGCGGGGAACACGGTCATCCTCAAGCCGAGTGAAAAGGCCCCGGCGACTGCCCGCGCCCTGCGCCTCCTGCTGGAGGAAGTGTTCGAGCCCCACCTCGTCGCGGTCGTGGAGGGGGACGCGGGGGTGGCGGGGTCACTCACCACCCTCCCCTTCGACCACATCTTCTTCACGGGGAGCGGCGAGGTCGGGCGCCGGGTCCTGGCCGCCGCCGCGCCCCACCTCACGGGCGTGACGCTGGAACTGGGCGGCAAGAGCCCGGCCCTCGTCCACGCGAGCGCCGACCTCGCCCTGGCGGGGGAGCGGATCGCCTGGGGCAAGTTCCTGAACGCCGGGCAGACCTGCGTGGCGCCCGATTACGTCCTCGTGCCCGAGGAGCTGCGGGACCCGCTGGTGGCGCGGATGATGGAGGTCGTCGCCCGCCGCTTCGGGACGGGGGAGCGGCTGCGCAGCGGGTCCGACTACGGCCGCCTGGTGGACGGGCGCAGCGTGGAACGGCTGGAGCGCCTGACCCGGGGGAGCGTGGCGGCGGGGGCGAGGGTTGTGCTCGGCGGTGAGTTCAACCCTTCCTCGCGCTTCATCTCGCCCACCGTGGTGACGAATGTGACCCCGGACATGCCGCTGATGCGGGAAGAACTCTTCGGCCCGGTCCTCCCGGTGCTGACCTACCGCGACTTCGGCGAGGCGCTCGCCCTGATCCGCCGCCTCGACCCGCCGCTGGCGCTGTACGCCTTCCTGGACGACCGGGACGCGCTCGCCCGGGTGGAGCGCGAGACCACGAGCGGCGGCCTGGTCGTGAACGGCACGGTGGTGCATCTCGTCAATCCGAACCTGCCCTTCGGCGGGGTGGGCGCGAGCGGGACGGGCCGCTACCACGGGGAGTACGGCTTCCGCACCTTCAGCCACGAGCGGGCGGTGATGCACGAGGGGAAACGCAGCTCCGTCCGCCTGCTGTATCCCCCCTATGGCCGGGCCGTCCCGCGCCTCGTCGCCTGGGCCCAGCGCCAGCTCGAGCGCTGA
- a CDS encoding superoxide dismutase, giving the protein MKKLFAFALPLVLASCTMTLSGSPYTLGKQPAAGDLSPTGTVMGKRYGTVIMTEAQVMGLKPNQYYVAHYHLQGTASPNPCESGGAPIMSSKIVGQTDASGMLMLMGSAPQADVMNATYFNIHTASDAAGTPADAGVACTAVQMPKM; this is encoded by the coding sequence ATGAAGAAGCTCTTCGCGTTCGCCCTGCCCCTCGTCCTCGCCTCCTGCACCATGACGCTGTCCGGCAGCCCGTACACGCTGGGCAAGCAGCCCGCCGCCGGGGACCTGAGCCCCACCGGGACGGTGATGGGCAAGCGGTACGGCACGGTGATCATGACGGAGGCTCAGGTTATGGGCCTGAAGCCCAACCAGTACTACGTCGCGCACTACCACCTCCAGGGCACGGCGAGCCCCAACCCCTGCGAGAGCGGCGGCGCGCCCATCATGAGCAGCAAGATCGTGGGGCAGACCGACGCGAGCGGGATGCTGATGTTGATGGGCAGCGCACCCCAGGCCGACGTGATGAACGCCACCTACTTCAACATCCACACCGCCAGCGACGCGGCGGGCACCCCGGCCGACGCGGGCGTGGCCTGCACGGCGGTGCAGATGCCCAAGATGTAA
- a CDS encoding RsmD family RNA methyltransferase: protein MSVRILGGSAKGRALKVPASARPSGARLRKSLFDLLASRAPSGTFLDLHGGSGAVGLEAASRGYEVTLIEKNAGAIRALEENARLLGLPVRLLRGDALGLLPRLGQFDVVFSDPPYVQDIPKLTATLLASGVVAPGGLLVCQHPDKTHLPEAPGYEREERVYGSNTLTLYLREGAARDNIGPA, encoded by the coding sequence GTGAGCGTGCGAATCCTGGGCGGCAGCGCGAAGGGCCGCGCCCTGAAAGTCCCCGCGAGCGCCCGGCCCAGCGGCGCCCGCCTCCGCAAGAGCCTCTTCGACCTGCTCGCCTCCCGCGCGCCCTCCGGCACCTTTCTCGACCTGCACGGGGGCAGCGGCGCCGTGGGGCTGGAGGCGGCCAGCCGGGGCTACGAGGTCACCCTCATCGAGAAGAACGCGGGGGCCATCCGCGCGCTGGAGGAGAACGCCCGCCTCCTGGGCCTCCCCGTCCGCCTCCTGCGCGGCGACGCCCTGGGTCTGCTGCCCCGGCTGGGCCAGTTCGATGTGGTGTTCAGCGACCCGCCGTACGTGCAGGACATTCCCAAACTGACGGCCACCCTGCTCGCCTCCGGCGTGGTGGCCCCCGGCGGCCTGCTCGTCTGTCAGCATCCCGACAAGACGCACCTGCCCGAGGCCCCCGGCTACGAGCGCGAGGAGCGGGTGTATGGCAGCAACACCCTCACCCTGTACCTCCGGGAGGGTGCGGCGCGGGATAACATCGGTCCCGCATGA
- the coaD gene encoding pantetheine-phosphate adenylyltransferase has protein sequence MNAVFPGSFDPITSGHMDVLTRASRIFDHVTVTVMHNARKQGKHLFDLEERLDILREATAHLPNVAVDSFGGLLVDYMRQQQKSIIIRGLRAVSDYEYELQIAHLNRQIGEVETVFIMAATRWSFVSSTMVREIASYGGDISEMVPRASAAALRRKFAEVYERRAAQNG, from the coding sequence ATGAACGCCGTCTTTCCCGGCTCCTTCGACCCCATCACCAGCGGGCACATGGACGTGCTGACGCGCGCCTCGCGCATCTTCGACCACGTGACCGTCACGGTGATGCATAACGCCCGCAAGCAGGGCAAGCACCTGTTCGACCTGGAGGAGCGCCTGGATATCCTGCGCGAGGCGACCGCGCATCTGCCCAACGTCGCTGTGGATTCCTTTGGCGGCCTGCTCGTGGATTACATGCGCCAGCAGCAGAAGAGCATCATCATCCGCGGCCTGCGCGCCGTGTCCGACTACGAGTACGAACTTCAGATCGCGCACCTCAACCGCCAGATCGGCGAGGTGGAGACCGTGTTCATCATGGCCGCGACCCGCTGGAGCTTCGTCAGCTCCACGATGGTCCGCGAGATCGCCAGCTACGGCGGCGACATCTCGGAGATGGTCCCCAGGGCGAGCGCGGCGGCCCTGCGGCGCAAGTTCGCGGAGGTGTACGAGCGGCGGGCGGCGCAGAACGGGTAG
- the metK gene encoding methionine adenosyltransferase — translation MRKFYTSESVSEGHPDKLADFISDSILDEFLRQEPSSRVAVETLLTTGMAVVAGEVTAHSARVDVQKTVRDAVMKVGYTRANYGFDAEYSAVLVAIHEQSPEIAGGVNFSEEWRAMTEEERARPGNAYSRIGAGDQGLMFGYATDETPELMPLPISLAHKLTRRLAELRKAAGEARERRARGETLTPEQEGALAFAYLRPDAKAQVTVVRNGEPHEATETAVDTVVISTQHSEDVGQDRIRKDMIEHVIRAVIPGDLLTPDTKFFINPSGKFVIGGPHGDTGLTGRKIIVDTYGGAVPHGGGAFSGKDPTKVDRSAAYYARYIAKNIVAAGLARRALVEVAYAIGRAHPVSLRVDTYGTGTVSDEKLADLVREHFDARPQAIIAQLDLLRPIYACTAAYGHFGREEFPWEATDRSEALRQAAEGVKQEA, via the coding sequence ATGCGGAAGTTTTACACGTCGGAGTCGGTATCGGAAGGCCACCCGGACAAGCTGGCGGATTTCATCTCGGACAGCATTCTGGACGAATTTCTGCGCCAGGAGCCCAGCAGCCGGGTGGCGGTCGAGACCCTGCTGACCACCGGTATGGCGGTCGTGGCGGGCGAGGTCACGGCGCACAGCGCCCGGGTGGATGTGCAGAAGACCGTGCGCGACGCCGTGATGAAGGTGGGCTACACCCGCGCCAACTACGGCTTCGACGCCGAGTACAGCGCCGTGCTGGTCGCCATCCACGAGCAGTCGCCGGAGATCGCCGGGGGCGTGAACTTCTCCGAGGAGTGGCGCGCCATGACCGAGGAGGAGCGCGCCCGGCCTGGGAACGCCTATAGCCGCATCGGCGCGGGGGACCAGGGCCTGATGTTCGGCTACGCGACCGACGAGACGCCCGAACTCATGCCCCTGCCCATCAGCCTGGCCCACAAGCTCACGCGCAGGCTGGCCGAACTCCGCAAGGCGGCGGGCGAGGCCCGGGAGCGCCGGGCACGCGGCGAGACGCTGACCCCCGAGCAGGAAGGGGCCCTCGCCTTCGCCTACCTGCGCCCCGACGCCAAGGCCCAGGTCACGGTCGTCCGCAACGGCGAGCCGCACGAGGCGACCGAGACGGCGGTGGATACGGTCGTCATCAGCACCCAGCACAGCGAGGACGTGGGGCAGGACCGCATTCGCAAGGACATGATCGAGCACGTGATCCGGGCGGTGATCCCGGGGGACTTGCTCACACCCGACACCAAGTTCTTCATCAACCCCAGCGGCAAATTCGTGATCGGTGGTCCGCACGGCGACACCGGCCTGACCGGGCGCAAGATCATCGTGGACACCTACGGCGGGGCCGTGCCCCACGGGGGCGGCGCCTTCTCCGGCAAGGACCCCACGAAGGTGGACCGCTCGGCGGCCTACTACGCCCGCTACATCGCCAAGAACATTGTCGCGGCGGGGCTGGCGCGGCGGGCGCTGGTGGAGGTCGCCTACGCCATCGGGCGGGCGCACCCTGTCAGCCTACGGGTGGACACCTACGGCACGGGCACGGTGAGCGACGAGAAACTCGCCGACCTCGTGCGCGAACACTTCGACGCCCGGCCCCAGGCGATCATCGCCCAGCTCGACCTGCTGCGGCCCATCTATGCGTGCACCGCCGCCTACGGGCATTTTGGCCGGGAGGAGTTCCCCTGGGAGGCGACCGACCGGTCGGAGGCACTCAGGCAGGCCGCCGAGGGCGTGAAGCAGGAAGCCTGA
- a CDS encoding GNAT family N-acetyltransferase — translation MPALLDLAPSDPRVIDLMNAQQRELRALYQDTDERTEPFDPAILSGEGSALVAVEEDGRLLACGALKRIEEDTAEVKRMYTLPEARGRGLGRQILNGLIERGRSLGFRRLVLETGDLQAEAIGLYESAGFRRIPNYGYYVGIENSLCYELPLDS, via the coding sequence ATGCCCGCCCTGCTCGACCTTGCCCCCAGCGACCCGCGCGTGATCGACCTGATGAACGCCCAGCAGCGCGAGTTGCGGGCGCTCTACCAGGACACCGACGAGCGCACCGAGCCCTTTGACCCGGCCATCCTCTCCGGCGAGGGCAGCGCGCTCGTGGCGGTCGAGGAGGACGGGCGGCTGCTGGCGTGTGGAGCCCTGAAACGCATCGAGGAGGACACGGCCGAGGTCAAGCGCATGTACACGCTTCCCGAGGCGCGGGGCCGGGGCCTGGGGCGCCAGATTCTCAACGGGCTGATCGAGCGGGGGAGGTCCCTGGGGTTCCGGCGGCTGGTGCTGGAAACCGGAGATTTGCAGGCCGAGGCCATCGGGCTCTACGAGTCGGCGGGCTTCCGGCGCATTCCGAACTACGGTTACTACGTGGGTATCGAGAACAGCCTGTGCTACGAGCTGCCGCTGGATTCGTAG
- a CDS encoding DUF3809 domain-containing protein, with the protein MLIEAHQSFTLAHPGGQEAALAFVRDAGVALARVRFLRNLRADHEGVTGELIVPVPVLGEVDLPFHSLLTVTPGGATLTPQPLTDERAWVEVAGQAEVDERGSVTFHFHFRAHLTTPPAEGWGGVAFEKMVRAAAGRTLERVAGELPAGIWEAMRADL; encoded by the coding sequence GTGCTGATTGAGGCGCACCAGTCCTTTACCCTCGCGCATCCGGGCGGGCAGGAGGCGGCGCTCGCGTTTGTGCGGGACGCGGGCGTGGCCCTGGCGCGCGTTCGCTTCCTGCGAAACCTGCGGGCCGACCACGAGGGGGTGACCGGCGAACTCATCGTCCCCGTCCCCGTGCTGGGCGAGGTGGATCTCCCCTTTCACAGCCTGCTGACGGTGACGCCGGGGGGCGCGACCCTCACGCCGCAGCCCCTCACGGACGAGCGTGCCTGGGTCGAGGTGGCGGGGCAGGCCGAGGTGGACGAGCGGGGCAGCGTCACCTTTCACTTCCACTTCCGCGCCCACCTGACCACCCCCCCCGCCGAGGGCTGGGGCGGCGTGGCCTTTGAGAAGATGGTCCGGGCCGCCGCCGGGCGCACCCTGGAGCGCGTCGCGGGCGAACTCCCCGCCGGAATCTGGGAGGCGATGAGGGCGGACCTCTAG
- a CDS encoding DUF3248 domain-containing protein, with amino-acid sequence MTGPPSPDGAAPDGAAPDLPPELVPPELARQLEALGAGLVWRVGKDELSDDVVVRLGYASATPRFAFLPRLRSANDAELQAALNENRLVIEWVD; translated from the coding sequence ATGACTGGCCCCCCGTCTCCTGATGGCGCTGCCCCGGACGGCGCCGCCCCCGACCTGCCCCCGGAGCTGGTGCCCCCCGAACTGGCCCGGCAACTGGAGGCGCTGGGCGCGGGGCTGGTGTGGCGCGTCGGCAAGGACGAGCTGAGTGACGACGTGGTCGTGCGGCTGGGCTACGCCTCGGCCACCCCCCGCTTCGCGTTCCTGCCCCGGCTGCGCAGCGCGAACGACGCCGAGCTTCAGGCCGCGCTCAATGAGAACCGCCTGGTGATCGAGTGGGTGGACTGA
- the rocF gene encoding arginase → MNVNILGIPMDLGAGRRGVDMGPSALRNAHLARTLRGLGHTVCDLGDVPVALPETMDKHASAGLVFLEPILEACRAAAQRVAALPDDVFPITLGGDHSVSMGTVTGNALRGGTGERTGLIWVDAHTDYNTPETSPSGNIHGMPVAHLTGLGDASLAGLGGGWTLRPEDIVMIGIRSVDVRERELLREIGVKAYTMKDVDQLGITRITEETLERLSDAARLHVSFDADALDPSVAPGVGTPVPGGLTYREGHLLMELLSESGRVTSLDIVEVNPVLDTRNQTAEVMVGMAASLLGQRIL, encoded by the coding sequence ATGAACGTGAACATCCTGGGTATTCCGATGGATCTGGGCGCGGGGCGCCGGGGCGTGGACATGGGGCCGTCGGCGCTGCGGAACGCACACCTGGCGAGAACCCTGCGCGGACTGGGGCACACCGTGTGCGACCTGGGGGACGTGCCCGTGGCCCTCCCCGAAACGATGGACAAGCACGCCTCGGCGGGGCTGGTGTTCCTGGAGCCCATCCTGGAGGCCTGCCGCGCGGCGGCCCAGCGCGTGGCCGCCCTGCCGGACGACGTATTTCCCATCACGCTGGGCGGGGACCACTCGGTGAGCATGGGCACAGTGACGGGGAACGCGCTGCGTGGCGGGACGGGCGAACGCACTGGGCTGATCTGGGTGGATGCCCACACCGACTACAACACGCCGGAGACCAGTCCCAGCGGCAACATCCACGGGATGCCCGTCGCGCACCTGACGGGCCTGGGGGACGCCAGCCTCGCCGGGCTGGGCGGGGGCTGGACCCTGCGCCCCGAGGACATCGTGATGATCGGCATTCGCAGCGTGGACGTGCGCGAGCGCGAGCTGCTGCGCGAGATCGGCGTCAAGGCCTACACCATGAAGGACGTGGACCAGCTCGGCATCACCCGCATCACCGAGGAGACGTTAGAGAGGCTCTCGGACGCGGCGCGGCTGCACGTCTCCTTCGACGCCGACGCGCTCGATCCTTCCGTCGCCCCCGGGGTGGGCACCCCCGTCCCCGGCGGCCTGACGTACCGCGAGGGGCACCTGCTCATGGAACTGCTCTCCGAGTCGGGGCGGGTGACCAGCCTGGACATCGTGGAGGTCAATCCGGTCCTCGACACCCGCAACCAGACCGCCGAGGTGATGGTGGGGATGGCCGCGAGCCTGCTGGGCCAGCGGATTCTGTAA
- a CDS encoding RNA-guided endonuclease InsQ/TnpB family protein, which produces MVILEFKAYGRAEQFVALDEAIRVTQFIRNKALRYWMDNRGVSKYDLNKQCAVLAAEYDFADRLNSQARQAAAERAWSAVARFYDNCKKKVKGKKGYPQFKKNVRSVEYKTTGWRLSEDRKSITFTDKCGIGRLKMKGTRDLLFYHPTLIKRVRLVKKADGYYIQFVVDADRREPLEATGKTLGLDVGLQDFYTDSAGHKEPNPHFLRKAEKQTKKLQRRVSKKVKGSNNRRKAVKRLARKHLKIQRQRKDHAIKLARCVIQSADLVAYEDLRIRNMVKNHSLAKFISDASWYQFRTWLEYFGKVYGRITVPVPPQYTSQACSECGSKVEKTLSTRTHRCPHCGYVADRDKNAARNILTLGIHTAGQAGIYAWGDSASTESGETANSASAVAEPRIQRL; this is translated from the coding sequence ATGGTCATCCTTGAGTTCAAAGCCTACGGGAGAGCGGAGCAGTTCGTCGCTCTAGACGAAGCCATCCGCGTCACCCAGTTCATCAGGAACAAGGCTCTGCGCTACTGGATGGACAACCGTGGGGTCAGCAAGTACGACCTCAACAAGCAGTGTGCTGTCCTCGCCGCCGAGTACGACTTCGCCGACCGCCTCAACTCCCAGGCCCGTCAGGCCGCCGCCGAACGGGCCTGGAGTGCGGTGGCGCGGTTCTACGACAACTGCAAGAAGAAGGTGAAGGGGAAGAAGGGCTACCCGCAGTTCAAGAAGAACGTCCGCTCCGTCGAGTACAAGACAACGGGCTGGAGGCTCTCCGAAGACCGGAAGTCCATCACCTTCACCGACAAGTGCGGCATCGGCAGGCTGAAGATGAAGGGCACCCGCGACCTGCTGTTCTACCACCCCACGCTCATCAAACGGGTTCGGCTGGTCAAGAAGGCGGATGGGTACTACATTCAGTTTGTTGTGGACGCCGACCGCAGGGAGCCATTGGAAGCCACCGGAAAGACCCTGGGTCTGGATGTGGGCTTGCAGGACTTCTACACAGACAGTGCTGGACACAAGGAACCCAACCCCCACTTCTTGCGGAAGGCGGAGAAGCAGACCAAGAAACTGCAACGTCGCGTGAGCAAGAAGGTCAAGGGGTCGAACAATCGGCGTAAGGCCGTGAAGCGTCTCGCCAGGAAGCATCTCAAAATCCAAAGGCAGCGTAAAGACCACGCCATCAAACTGGCGCGGTGCGTCATCCAGTCGGCAGACTTGGTTGCCTATGAGGACTTGAGAATCCGCAACATGGTGAAGAATCATAGCCTTGCAAAGTTCATCAGCGATGCCTCCTGGTATCAGTTCAGAACCTGGCTGGAGTATTTTGGGAAGGTCTATGGACGAATCACCGTCCCCGTGCCTCCCCAGTACACCAGTCAGGCTTGCAGCGAGTGTGGCAGCAAGGTCGAGAAGACGCTTTCTACTCGCACACACAGATGCCCTCACTGCGGATACGTTGCAGACCGCGATAAAAACGCGGCCCGCAACATTCTCACGTTGGGTATCCATACCGCTGGGCAAGCGGGAATCTACGCTTGGGGAGACAGCGCCTCTACGGAGTCGGGGGAAACTGCCAATTCCGCAAGTGCTGTCGCCGAACCAAGAATCCAACGGCTTTAG